One Spea bombifrons isolate aSpeBom1 chromosome 1, aSpeBom1.2.pri, whole genome shotgun sequence DNA window includes the following coding sequences:
- the TMEM128 gene encoding transmembrane protein 128 yields the protein MAALLEDRELQGMRHRFQTHAEYLLRESGAEEPDRSEEEKKKQKPLPRINIHSVFWILAAISLTFYVEFFQVVQDVLQERCTWFLTGTFTLAISLSVALYCIIYLEWICGIREYDAKYPALVPVAITSFITTAICYNVSLWPVWSFFTPLLLFTQFMGVVMLVSLLG from the exons ATGGCGGCCCTCTTGGAAGACAGGGAATTACAGGGGATGAGGCATCGATTTCAAACACATGCGGAGTATTTACTCCGTGAATCGGGAGCCGAGGAGCCCG ATAGATctgaagaggaaaagaaaaagcagaagCCACTCCCCAGGATAAACATACATTCTGTGTTCTGGATATTGGCAGCTATTTCCCTGACTTTTTACGTTGAGTTTTTTCAGGTTGTTCAAGACGTCCTACAGGAAAGATG CACGTGGTTCCTCACTGGCACATTCACGCTGGCGATCAGTTTATCTGTCGCGTTGTACTGCATCATTTATCTCGAGTGGATTTGCGGGATCCGTGAATATGATGCAAAGTATCCTGCTTTAGTCCCTGTAGCAATTACTTCCTTTATTACTACAGCAATTTG CTACAATGTTTCTTTATGGCCAGTGTGGTCATTTTTCACTCCATTGCTGCTATTTACCCAGTTTATGGGTGTTGTGATGCTGGTCTCTCTACTTGGGTGA